tttcaaTCATAAACTTTTCtcttaataaacaaaaaaaaaaactaataatttgaGATTTCACAAACTAACCCTCATCTTAATTCTGCATTTCAAtgtaattgaaaaataaaaaacaaagattataaaataaattaaaaaccctAAAATTTATTGCAGAATTCTTAAGCTTCAATCCAAACATCATAATCAATaacaaaaaacattaaaaactaTTGGAGGAGATCTTCAACAGGAGATCTTCAACAGTTCATCGGAGGAAGATTCGTTGTCGTCTTCCTCGGAGAACTCATAACATAAGAATCATCACGATTCCCCTTAAAAACCCGACtcccaaaaaagaaaaaaccaaTCGTATGACCAACAACAGCAGCCAGAAATACACCAACGTTAAACGACATCACCGATAACATAATCATATAACTTAACCCAGATCGTAAACCATAAAGTACAGTCTGAGCTAGACCAACCCGAACCCGATCAGATGAATTAGATCGGGTAAGAAAACTTGAATGAGATAGCCACTCGACGATGATAgcaagaaagaagatgaagatgattgCGAGATAGTACATACCGGGTCTAGTTCCGGGCCAACCCGTAAAGAGAACTTCGGCTGTGTTTCCCCAGTAGAAGGCCATGTGCATCATCATTCTCTTTTTGTGAACTGTGGAAGATGAATTCATTGAACCGGTGCCGTTCATCATCATTCCTCCATGCATGCCGTCCATTTTCTTTGAGTTtgagaaattagggttttcagaaaaataatgattttattttgagaattgGGGATTTTAATTCAATTGTACTGTTTTAAGATATAGTACAGTTTAAATGTGTGTAGtacatttttttactagttGAAACaagtttttgatttaaaaaaaaatgattagtttagacattttttttaatcttacaATCTCAATTCTTCCTTGTTAAATGGTATTTTGTCCTAAAATTGGGGTAAATACCGATTACTATTTATGAATTTGGACTAAagtgttaaatttataaataattaaaaaatgttatgggtatttatgattttataatttttttttatcatatttaaataaataaaagtaacagtgttaatatttttttatggcaACAAAAAATTACTGAAGAATTTTAATCCCTAgccaaattacaaaaataataatattataatttactatATTTAATAGTTCATTAATCTATTTAagcttataaaataaaataaaataaaatatttataatatgttatttttaaaattttaaataaatatatattatttatataaaactgttaagaaaaataaattatattattatataaataatatatttattgaagtttaatatttaaaagtttattatagTTATTCATTTCTGAAATCCCACTTTGGATTCAAGGTATCTGAGATGTcataaatttaacaatattaaaaaaagaatatgttaatttgatttattttttttttttttggtagttgatgaataaattttatattcttgttgaagattataaataaatttaatatttaattccaGTAATAATTGGAGAAACAATTGGCACACCATtagttttgatatatatatatatagatgagcACACCATAGTTTTAACTAGGGTGGTTCTCATGCATcgataaaataaatcaaacaaacaattttattattgataactcattccaaatatttaattaagataaatatatctaataaaatatataaaaaatagttgattattattaactttatattaattatttctcttaaattattttacaaccACCAACTCAatcaactaaataaaatatgacaCAATTGccaaaatgatatttaaaatggAAAgagtaaaacataaaaaaaaaatcaactaatatttttcttacttaaaataaaaataacaaaattctataaaatttattttgaattcctatacaaatatcattaatattttataactttattttgagTTCTCccaataaattcaaattttagcATAACTAATCCTTATACATTTTGGTGAAGGCTATTTCTTTCAGATAACCATAAATTTAGCTTAAGTGAACTcccatttcattaataattcttaagttaaattttaatgttcaaCGTATGAATCACCTCAATTTCTTTACGGTTAAGATttttaccatatatattatgttagttaataataaataaaatattattttatcttaaataattagaaGTTATTAGTTGATAATTATGATTAgtatcttaattaaaaatattatgataatatatcacaaatctttaaatatataataaattattgactttaattatggaatataaattagttaaaaaaactataattttaattaaactaaattgaAATCGATTTATATAGCAATCtaactaaaacaaaatataaaataaaataaactaccTTATCTTTAcattatacttaattaataatttttaaaatttatatgatatattttttatagtaataaactttatattttattatgatatattttaaatattctttataataaattaaacaatataaaaaattaaaccttttaaaggtaaaataaaaatgaaagcaaaactctatataaaaatatcattatcccaatatattaacttttaatttataattataaaaaaaaacttagacaAGACAAAATcctaatatattaacttttaatatataattctgACCCAAAAAAATTTAGACAAGGCAACAAATAGAATGTATTTCACGAAACATAATTATTCCTTCCAAGTTTCTGTTGATTTACCATTCTGAATCACCATCTTCAAGATCTTCAAGACTCTATTGTTGatataacattgtttttatttgtatctgcattttcctaaaaaaataattttaattgtttttttattgtgcTTCAGAAGAGAAAAGTTGGAAAAGTTGCAAGAACAATATACATAATGAGTCACCCAATCACAGTTGAggattataattattatctacATTATCATCCTCTCTTTGTGAATGTATCTTTTTTTGCAAGATGATTGTATTTGTATCAATAGAAGCCTAACAATCTTGAAATTGAATTAAACCCAATAAacattccaattttttttattgtgctTCAGATGAGAAAAGTTGGAAAAGTTGCAAGAGCAATATGCATAATGAGTCACCCAATCACAGTCGAggattataattattatctacATTATCATCCTATCTTTGTGAATGTATCTTTTTGTGCAAGTTGATTGCATTTGTATCAACAGAAGCCTATCAATCCTGAAATTGAATTAAACACAATAAACATTCCAATAACATTGCActtgtaaaataaatgaatctaTATCATCAACAACAAAGAAAAACTTGAGCTTCTATGTATGTAATGAGAGATGATTCAAGGTAATTATTGTCGTCACAACACTTGAAGACTGTCTCATTTGAAGCATATGGGGTTGTTTGTGCAGGTATCTGCTTTGCACTTCTTATTCTCACAATATTTCTCCAAACATCATTTGCAGACTGTCTCATTTAAAGCATATGTGGTTGCTTGTGTAGGTATCTGTTTTGCAGTTCTTATTCTCACAATGTTGCTCCAAAGGGGAAATTTATTGTATTTGTATCAACAGAAGTAGAGACTGACAATCCTGAAATTGAattaagcctaattaatttgcAGTTCTTATTCTCACAATGTTACTCCAAAGGGAAGTTTATTGTATTTATATCAACAAAGACCGAGAACCCTGAAATTGAATTAACCCAAAAATTGGCATTTTTCTTCTCTCATTCATTCCCAATGTTTGATAATTAgcaaaaatattattgtatattcaACATTGAAACCTTCCAATAGACTTGTAAACATTAAGAAAAACCTAAACTACTATGTAAAGAGAGATGATTCAAACCTAAATTAAGCCTAGTTTTTCATTCTGAGATGGACTTCCGCTGCCAACGTCATCTGGATGTTGGCTTCTTTGGTCGTCAATGTTCTGGTCATGTTTGCTTCTCTCACTCTAAAGCATTTGGAAATGTGTCGAACAACTAATCAAACCCTAGCCTTCATCAAAGAAGATGGAGAAAGAGGCAGGGAAAGAAATAAATCtacatcaacaacaacaaataaaGACCTAAGCTCTCCATCTGGAAATTTCCGAGCGGCAGCTAATCAAACCCTAGCTTTCATCTACGAAGATGAAGAAATCAACTTCTTTGGTTGTCACTATTCTGGTACCGTTAGCAACCACGGTTGCTTGGTTGCTTCTCTCACTCTCAAGCATCTGAAAATGCAT
This is a stretch of genomic DNA from Impatiens glandulifera chromosome 4, dImpGla2.1, whole genome shotgun sequence. It encodes these proteins:
- the LOC124935017 gene encoding copper transporter 6-like, whose translation is MDGMHGGMMMNGTGSMNSSSTVHKKRMMMHMAFYWGNTAEVLFTGWPGTRPGMYYLAIIFIFFLAIIVEWLSHSSFLTRSNSSDRVRVGLAQTVLYGLRSGLSYMIMLSVMSFNVGVFLAAVVGHTIGFFFFGSRVFKGNRDDSYVMSSPRKTTTNLPPMNC